The genomic DNA AGCCGGCGGCGCTTCTGGCGCGCCGCAGGCAAAGGAGCGGCGATCGACGCCGACAAAAACGCCGCCTACGCCACGCTCTACGAATGCCTGGTCACGCTGGCGCGCCTGCTGGCTCCCAGCATGCCGTTCCTGGCGGAGCAGTTCTACCGCAACCTGGTCGTCGGAGCCGATCCGGACGCGCCGGAATCGGTCCATCTGGCCTCGTGGCCGGAGCACGACCGCGCGATGATCGACGAAAAGCTGAACGCGGAAATGCGGCGGGTGCTGGTGTGGGCCTCGCTCGGGCACGCCGCGCGCAACAAGGCCAACCGGAAAGTCCGCCAGCCGCTGGCGGAAGCCGCCTTCGCGGCCGCCTCGGCCGACGACCGGAGGATTCTGGAAAAGTACGCCGACCTGCTGGCCGATGAGTTGAACGTCAAGAAGATCCGGCCGCTGGATGCGGCGGGCGAAGTGGTGGCCTACACGCTCAATCCGCTGCCCAAGGCGCTCGGCCCGAAGCACGGGGCGCTGTTCCCCAAAGTCCGCGCGGCGCTGCTGGCGCTGGATCCCGAAGCGGCGGCTTCGTTGCTCATGGCGGGCCGGCCGCTGCGGGTGACGGTGGAGGACGCGGAAGTGGAAGCCCTGCCCGGCGAAGTGGAAGTGCGGATGACGGCCCGCGAGGGGTTTGCCGTCGCCGCGGAGGACGCGGACCTGGCGGCGCTTGCGACCGAGTTGACTCCGACCCTGATCCGCGAGGGGCTGGCGCGCGAATTCGTCCGCCGCGTGCAGGACCTGCGCAAGACCGCCGACCTGCAGATCGCGGACCGAATCCGACTCTCCTACGCCGCCTCGCCGAAGCTGGCCGAAGCCGTGAAACTGCACGCCGATTACATTCGCGCCGAAACCCTGGCGGCGGAGCTGAACGAAAATCCCTCTCCCGCGGGGGCGCATTCAACCGCCGACGAGTTCGACGGCGAAACGTTGACGGTGGCGTTGGAGAAGACGTAGAATGTCATTGCGAGGGGCCGAAAGCCCCGAAGCAATGACATTCCGTCGGTCAAGCTCCCGAGGAATCACCCAAAACGAAGGAGAACGAGCTTTGCTTAAAGTCCGCAACTACGTTCTGCTTGCCCTCCTCGCGGGCATGGTCCTCGCGGCCGATCAAGTTACGAAGGAGCTGGTGCGCACCCAATTGGATTTCGGCGAGATCTGGATGCCGATCGACGCGATCCGCCCGCACATGCACATCGTCCACTGGAGCAACACCGGCGCCGCCTTCGGCATGTTCCAGCAGGGCGGGATGGTGTTCACCGTCATGGCGATCATCGTCTCGGCGGCGATCATTTGGTATTACCGCGATTCCGACAACGCCTCGTGGCTGGTGCGGATCGCACTCGGATTGCAGCTCGGCGGGGCGCTGGGGAACCTGACCGACCGCCTGCTGCACGGCACCGAGGTGACCGATTTCATCTGGTTCGGCTTCTTCCCGGCGGTGTTCAACCTCGCCGACGGAGCGATCTCGCTCGGGGTGGCGCTGCTCCTGCTCGACATGCTGATCGAATACCTCCGCGACCGCAACAAGGCCGCCGCCGTTCCGCCGCCTCAGGCGGAAAAGGCGTGAAAGACGAGCTCCGGACTCTGTCGGCGGACGCCGGCGGAGAACGGCTGGACCGATTCCTCGGACGGCGCCTCGCGGAGCACTCCCGCACCTACCTGCAGAAACTGATCGAAGAGGGTTTCGTGGACGTGAACGGATCACCGGCCCTCAAGCCGGCCCGGCCGCTTGTGGAAGGCGACGCCGTCGCGGTGCGCTTTCCTCCCACGCCGCCTCCCGGCGTGGAGCCGGAATCGATACCCTTGCG from Anaerolineales bacterium includes the following:
- the lspA gene encoding signal peptidase II translates to MLKVRNYVLLALLAGMVLAADQVTKELVRTQLDFGEIWMPIDAIRPHMHIVHWSNTGAAFGMFQQGGMVFTVMAIIVSAAIIWYYRDSDNASWLVRIALGLQLGGALGNLTDRLLHGTEVTDFIWFGFFPAVFNLADGAISLGVALLLLDMLIEYLRDRNKAAAVPPPQAEKA